Genomic window (Drosophila willistoni isolate 14030-0811.24 chromosome 2L unlocalized genomic scaffold, UCI_dwil_1.1 Seg196, whole genome shotgun sequence):
TCTCACGGAATGGTCACAAATGATGACCGGGTTAAGTGTAATTTACAATTATCTTACTCCTGGATTGGTGTTGactttcttttcactttttgcCTTGACTGCTTTACTTAATGTGATCATATCCGAGTATTATTTTGCCATGATCAATGTACATGCACATTATATACTACTCAATTATGAATTGCATTCCATTCTGGAGGAGGCCCGCTTACTCAGCCTGAAATGCTACTCCCATCGTGGCAGAGGAGGTTTAATGACCCGTTGCTGTTATCTGGCCGATCGTGTGGATGAAATTGCAAAGACTCAGTTTGATTTGCAAACATTAAATGAACTTatgattgaaatttttggaGTTCAAGGATTCTGCATAGCTTTCATCTATTATCTGACGACCATAGCGTTAATATACTTTACCTTCACTGCCGCAAAATCCAAAATGTTAAATCTAAAACTATCAATCTGGAGCGCTGTATTCACATGCGGTTATATTCTTTTTTACTATTCTGACGGTTTCTTTGGTGTCTTTAtaatgttttatgttttggATGCAGATGCCAAAATGAGGCGATTGCTGGGCGATCGGACATTGTTGGCGACGGGCCTCGATGAGCGACTCGAAACTGCGGTTAGTATGGGTTTAATAACTAATTTAAGcaaaaattaatattcatATTTCATTGCAGTTAGAAAACCTTCAATTGCAGCTGCTACGAAATCCATTAAGACTATCTGTACTTCATTTGTATGATGTGGAACGTCCGAGTGCCATGATCATGATTAATTCGGTTGTGATTAATTCTTTATTATTAATTCAATATGACATTGAACATTTTTAGGCACATTAACAATTTTAGCTTAAACAAATATAACGCATATTAGTTTccattaaacaattttaagaTAGTCAGggaattaaattgtttgttttatagAGTTACATAGTAGGGATGTTCAAAGTTCGCTACAATCGCTAAATATCGATATATGCGACTAATCGAATCTCAAACAAGCAGCTTTGATTATCACCAGGTATGGACAAAACTGAGAAGTACATTCTAAGGTCAAATGCTTAAAAATGTGATGTTTGACTACGTTTTTGGTTACTTTTTTACTATATCTAGATAGTAAAAACATAAAGGTCGATAAGCCTGTAATATTCGATACATTAACTCGATATAATTTAAACGTTCAAACATC
Coding sequences:
- the LOC26528821 gene encoding putative gustatory receptor 59d; this encodes MWIKNPVQSTISILILRSSLVFTLWDRPNLIHQSLLLAASIFRIGGVYVSLIIRWRRRRKVMRLFNGFWSLYVAKPRVRHLLRRGVFCKFLCAFLTEWSQMMTGLSVIYNYLTPGLVLTFFSLFALTALLNVIISEYYFAMINVHAHYILLNYELHSILEEARLLSLKCYSHRGRGGLMTRCCYLADRVDEIAKTQFDLQTLNELMIEIFGVQGFCIAFIYYLTTIALIYFTFTAAKSKMLNLKLSIWSAVFTCGYILFYYSDGFFGVFIMFYVLDADAKMRRLLGDRTLLATGLDERLETALENLQLQLLRNPLRLSVLHLYDVERPSAMIMINSVVINSLLLIQYDIEHF